A window of Granulicella arctica genomic DNA:
ACATCAATTGCGGCGTATCGAAGGGCGTGGCCGTCTCGAAGACGATGCCGATCTGTCTTCCCTGCTCATCGATGGCGGCAACACTGTTCGACAACTTTTTGTACTCGCCGCGATGCCGAGTGTCCTTCCCGTTGTGACGAAGAAGATCCCGGTGGAACTGCTTGATGTAATTCTCGCTGAACGGCAGGTCCTCCCACGCGCGAAAGACGGTCTCCATGGCCTCGGCGTAGCCGGCTACTTCCTGCTCATCACGGCTGGCGAACGATCCGATTTCGAGATTAGACAGCAGCCGCTCGACCTCTCGATCTGATAGCTTGCTGCCTTCAATCCGAGTGGAGGAGCCAATGCTTTCGATCGTGGCTACATGGCGGAGAGTGCGGAGCCGCTCAGGAGCAAGCGAGCCTAAAGCTCTCCAGGCACCTTTGAACTCATCGATGCCTGCGATCAGACTGAGGACTTCGGGCGTGATCTTTAGCGTGTCGATCGTGAACATGGCTCTACCATAAGTACACCCATAAACACCCATATGGCCAGAAGAAAAGCTCGATAGCGATCGAACGTCGCGCTCCTTGCATTTGACCCCTATAACGTGTTGTTACGGTTTCCTCTACTGCACAGTGAATCCTACCAAAGGATCAACTAAGTCAGTCAGACACTAAGTTCCCGCGTGTGTTCCGAAGGCAGCTGTTGAACAAACAAAAAGAGCATACGACGCGGAATGTTTCATCCCCTGGGCATGTTTGGTCCGTACCCCTGTAAACCTTTCATCCTCTGTGACAGGAACGATAGATCCCCACCCTCAGAGAACGAAACACCCCCTCCCCCTAGGGTCGTATCATCCACTCAATATAGAGAAGCTTCTTAGGACATTTCTTTAGAAATACTTAAGGTATGAAACAGGCCGAACGTCGGCGTTTTCTTGTTCTTATTGGTATAGCCGAGTGTAACGACAATTTCTGCCGACTAAGCAAAAAACAAACTTTGTCATGGGTTGCGTACTTTTTGCTTGATGAATGACCAATTGTCCATTACGGTTGTTCTTGATGAGACCTCCAAAACCTCGCAATCCTTCGATTTGGCTAAGATCCTCGGAAGTAGCGTCTATTTTGGGAATATCTCAGCGAACGTTACTGCGGAAGCTGGCCTCTGGGAAGCTGCTAGAGCCAGGTCGTGATCCGGTGAACAACTATCGCCAATGGCGGCCTGAAGAAGTTCAAGAACTGCAACAACAGCTCCGGAGAGACAAGAAATGATCCGACTCGTAATTTCGAATCAACGTGGCGGGGTTTCGAAGACCACTACAACCGCTACCCTTGCCCGTGAATTCGCTGATCGCGGTAAACGCGTCCTCGTGATCGACACGGATCCTCAGGGATCGATCAGCAGTGTTCTTAACCTCAAACCTGAGTACGGTCTCTATAACTTCGTCATCGAAAAGTTGAATTTCAATGACTGCATCGTCAAGGTTTCAGACCTGCTGCATGTCATGTGTTCCAGTCGTGAGACTACGAAGGTTGAAACCATTCTCATGGGACAGGTTGCACGCGAAAATGCCTTTACCCAGATCTTCGGTCAGGTTGAGCAGGACTATGACGTGGTCCTAATCGACGTGAGCCCCTCGATTACGTTGCTCCAGACCTGCGCCATGGTGTATGCCAAGCAGGTCTTGATTCCGATTGGCATGGATACCCTGTCCTTCCAAGGTGCTATGGCCTCCATAGAGGCGTCGAAGTCGCTGAACCAACTCCTTACCACCAACATTCGAACCATCGGCCTCCTGCCCGTTATGGTGGACCGCAGATTGGCGATGACGACTACGGTTCTAGAAGGATTGGAAGGAATGTCAAAAGGGATGCAAATTCCTCTGCTCCACGCGATCCGCACAGATCAGAGTGTGACCAAGGCAGCGCGTGCCGGCAAATTCCTCGTTGACTTCGATCCGAAGTGCAAGGCCTACGAGGATTACCACCAGGTTGCTGATGAACTCGAGAAACTCTTCAAGGAACCCGTAAATGCCGGAAGCAAGACCTAGTTCGAAGCGCCACCAGAAAATCGAGCCACTGAGTTGGGAGGTAGCTGCTCAGTCCCCTGCCCTGAAGGGCATGACATCATTTCTCGACATTAGCCCGGACGACGTACGAAGAAACAATTTTGAGGGATTCGGACCGCTCAGGCTAACGAAAGTGCCCCGAGTCGCAGTAGTTGCCCCTACCATTGTTGTAGACCCAGGGGATGAAACGCTCCCAGGGACTCAAACACGCTACGATAATGTTTCATCCAAGCTGCAGAAGACGAAGCCATTCGAACTTCCCAGCGGACGAGGAACGCTGGCGCCCGGCTTAAAAGAAACTGCTGCAGATTTAGCGATTCCAGTGGCTGAAACCTCCCCTAATAATGAAATAGACGCTACTGCCGTTGTAGTG
This region includes:
- a CDS encoding ParA family protein, which translates into the protein MIRLVISNQRGGVSKTTTTATLAREFADRGKRVLVIDTDPQGSISSVLNLKPEYGLYNFVIEKLNFNDCIVKVSDLLHVMCSSRETTKVETILMGQVARENAFTQIFGQVEQDYDVVLIDVSPSITLLQTCAMVYAKQVLIPIGMDTLSFQGAMASIEASKSLNQLLTTNIRTIGLLPVMVDRRLAMTTTVLEGLEGMSKGMQIPLLHAIRTDQSVTKAARAGKFLVDFDPKCKAYEDYHQVADELEKLFKEPVNAGSKT
- a CDS encoding helix-turn-helix domain-containing protein → MRPPKPRNPSIWLRSSEVASILGISQRTLLRKLASGKLLEPGRDPVNNYRQWRPEEVQELQQQLRRDKK